A window of the Gammaproteobacteria bacterium genome harbors these coding sequences:
- a CDS encoding peptidyl-prolyl cis-trans isomerase produces MFKRSTLVALVSAVIAGASLTSHAATDPVVAVVNGQNVTQSQYITYVRSETPNSNLNLNDPAVQNQLFDTFLKREILFQEAQAKKVDQDPGVIAVLEEQRRAVITKALVGQLLQANPIKEEQVKAFYDKEVAGKSTQEYKVRHIHVESEDAAKTTIARLNKGEAFSKLAKEVSKDASATNGGELGWLQPEALPAPVATAIKNTPAKQYTRTAIKTDNGWHIMMVDETRPLTPPPFDSIHDRIAGMLQGQLIDNYVNSLSQKAKVEIKLPTKDAAKPN; encoded by the coding sequence ATGTTTAAACGCTCAACCCTCGTTGCCTTAGTTTCCGCCGTCATTGCCGGCGCCTCATTAACCTCCCATGCTGCCACCGACCCTGTGGTTGCCGTCGTGAATGGACAAAATGTGACGCAATCACAATACATCACATACGTCCGTAGCGAGACCCCAAACAGCAATCTTAATCTCAACGATCCTGCGGTCCAAAATCAGTTGTTTGATACCTTCCTCAAGCGTGAAATTCTATTCCAGGAAGCGCAAGCCAAAAAGGTTGATCAAGATCCAGGCGTGATCGCCGTCCTTGAAGAACAACGCCGTGCTGTCATTACCAAAGCACTGGTGGGGCAGCTGCTACAAGCCAACCCGATCAAAGAAGAGCAGGTTAAGGCCTTTTACGATAAAGAAGTTGCTGGCAAAAGCACCCAGGAATACAAGGTACGCCACATCCATGTCGAGTCTGAAGATGCGGCCAAAACCACCATTGCCCGCCTCAACAAAGGCGAGGCATTTTCCAAGCTGGCCAAGGAAGTTTCTAAAGACGCCTCTGCGACCAATGGCGGCGAATTGGGATGGCTGCAACCCGAGGCATTGCCGGCACCGGTTGCAACCGCCATCAAAAACACGCCTGCCAAACAGTACACCCGCACTGCCATTAAAACCGATAATGGCTGGCATATCATGATGGTCGACGAAACCCGGCCGCTGACTCCGCCGCCCTTCGACTCCATCCACGACCGGATTGCGGGCATGCTGCAAGGCCAACTCATTGATAACTACGTTAACAGCCTGTCCCAGAAAGCCAAGGTTGAAATCAAGCTGCCGACCAAAGACGCAGCCAAACCTAACTAA
- a CDS encoding cytochrome c/FTR1 family iron permease, which translates to MFARKFIWALVWLLVGAPNVWAADSAQTVLHALDYVAVDYPGVVQNGAVLNQDEYSEQHEFVLQVRKLIAESPEVNEKPMLQQRAEQLVAAIEAKRPGEEVKQLCAQLASAFVTAYQVVIVPTKAPSLRVGEALYQRNCKGCHGAEGFGDGPAGAGLSPPPINFHKRERQEQRNIYSLYSTISLGVTGTKMRPFTELSEEERWALAFYVSNFLAAPDDRFRGEQLWQSGKGREMIASLADLTQTTPEAIDRRFGGDGASVLAYLRQHPEVLPQSQAKSSAPLDIARDHLAKSLEEYRAGRPDVAYNLAVSAYLEGFELAEPGLRVGAPELKATIEQKMAAFRQSIRDRVSVNEITVQLSDINHLLTEADAKVSNKEFSPAAAMGSAMVILLREGVEAILVLAAIVAFLNKVGRQNAVRYIHIGWIVALVLGGVTWAVAKYLVSFSGASRELTEGVMALVGAAMLIYVGFWLHNYSHAKRWKGFIHDQVSTVLDKGTMWSLVLVSFIAVYREVFETVLFYETLWWQVDEGGRGYVLAGFAIAAALLVLVAWLLFRYSVRLPLALFFRVNAALLFVLAVVFAGKGVAVLQAAGKLAVNPLNVPQVEFLGVYPTIQGVGLQLVLVVLAVGWMLFSRYRDQRQQIN; encoded by the coding sequence ATGTTTGCGAGAAAGTTTATCTGGGCTCTGGTTTGGTTATTGGTGGGGGCGCCAAATGTCTGGGCGGCAGATTCCGCTCAGACTGTTTTACACGCGCTGGATTACGTCGCGGTGGATTACCCTGGTGTTGTCCAAAATGGCGCTGTGCTTAATCAAGACGAATATTCGGAGCAACATGAATTCGTGCTTCAAGTCCGTAAACTGATTGCTGAATCGCCTGAAGTAAATGAAAAGCCAATGCTACAGCAACGTGCCGAGCAACTGGTGGCGGCTATCGAAGCCAAGCGTCCAGGCGAAGAGGTAAAACAATTGTGTGCGCAACTCGCGTCAGCGTTTGTGACTGCGTATCAGGTGGTCATTGTTCCGACAAAGGCGCCGTCACTGAGGGTGGGTGAAGCGCTTTATCAGCGTAATTGCAAAGGCTGTCATGGGGCTGAAGGTTTTGGGGATGGCCCGGCGGGTGCCGGGTTGAGTCCGCCGCCCATCAATTTCCACAAGCGGGAACGGCAAGAACAACGCAATATTTATAGTCTCTACAGCACCATTTCGTTGGGTGTGACCGGAACCAAAATGCGCCCGTTTACTGAGCTGAGTGAGGAGGAACGCTGGGCGCTTGCATTTTATGTCAGTAATTTCCTTGCTGCTCCGGATGACCGTTTTCGCGGAGAACAGTTGTGGCAGAGCGGGAAAGGTCGCGAGATGATTGCTTCGCTCGCAGATTTGACACAGACAACGCCTGAAGCGATCGATCGGCGATTTGGTGGTGATGGCGCGTCGGTATTGGCATATTTGCGGCAACATCCCGAAGTGTTGCCACAGTCCCAGGCAAAGAGTTCAGCGCCACTGGATATCGCCAGAGATCACTTGGCCAAGAGCCTGGAAGAGTATCGTGCCGGACGGCCTGATGTGGCCTATAACCTGGCCGTCAGTGCTTATCTTGAAGGTTTTGAATTGGCAGAACCGGGTTTGCGTGTTGGTGCTCCGGAGTTAAAGGCAACCATTGAACAAAAGATGGCGGCCTTCCGGCAATCGATTCGTGATCGAGTCTCTGTTAATGAGATTACAGTGCAATTATCGGACATCAATCATCTCTTGACCGAAGCCGATGCCAAAGTGAGCAACAAGGAGTTTTCACCGGCAGCGGCCATGGGTAGCGCCATGGTCATTTTGCTGCGCGAAGGCGTGGAGGCGATCCTGGTATTGGCCGCGATTGTGGCGTTTTTGAACAAGGTTGGGCGTCAGAATGCGGTACGTTACATTCATATCGGCTGGATTGTGGCACTGGTGTTGGGTGGCGTGACATGGGCGGTCGCGAAATATCTGGTGTCATTCAGCGGTGCGAGTCGTGAATTGACCGAGGGTGTCATGGCCCTGGTGGGGGCTGCGATGCTGATCTATGTGGGCTTCTGGTTGCATAACTATTCGCACGCCAAACGCTGGAAGGGTTTTATCCATGACCAAGTGAGCACGGTGTTGGATAAAGGCACGATGTGGAGTTTGGTGTTGGTGTCGTTTATCGCCGTGTATCGTGAAGTATTCGAGACGGTGCTGTTTTATGAAACGCTGTGGTGGCAAGTGGATGAAGGCGGGCGCGGTTATGTGCTTGCCGGTTTTGCCATTGCGGCAGCGTTATTGGTCCTGGTGGCTTGGCTGTTGTTCCGCTATAGCGTGCGTTTGCCATTGGCCTTGTTTTTCCGCGTTAACGCAGCCCTGTTGTTTGTGTTGGCGGTAGTATTCGCGGGCAAGGGAGTTGCGGTATTGCAGGCAGCCGGTAAGTTGGCGGTCAATCCCTTGAATGTCCCGCAAGTGGAATTCCTGGGCGTGTATCCCACCATTCAGGGCGTGGGACTGCAATTAGTGTTGGTGGTGTTGGCGGTGGGGTGGATGTTGTTTTCGCGATATCGAGATCAGCGACAGCAAATCAATTAA
- a CDS encoding peptide deformylase, producing MAVRQVLRMGHPLLLQVAKPVANFNTPALDTLIQDMFDTMADRNGAGLAAPQIGESLRVVIFGVEKNPRYPNEEPVPMTVLINPELEYLDDELNEDWEGCLSVPGLRGRVPRYTRIRYRGYDQKGEKFERLAEGFHARVVQHEVDHLDGILYPRRLRDFTQFGFVEELAATSK from the coding sequence ATGGCAGTACGGCAAGTGTTACGTATGGGGCATCCATTGTTGTTGCAGGTCGCCAAACCTGTGGCGAATTTTAACACACCGGCCCTGGATACGTTGATCCAGGATATGTTCGATACCATGGCCGATCGCAATGGGGCAGGGTTGGCCGCACCGCAAATCGGCGAAAGTCTGCGGGTGGTGATCTTTGGCGTCGAAAAGAATCCTCGCTATCCAAACGAGGAGCCGGTGCCGATGACGGTGCTGATTAACCCGGAGCTTGAATATCTCGATGATGAGCTCAACGAGGATTGGGAGGGCTGCCTCAGTGTGCCGGGGCTGCGCGGCCGGGTGCCTCGATATACCCGGATTCGTTATCGGGGCTATGATCAAAAAGGTGAAAAATTCGAGCGTCTGGCAGAGGGGTTCCATGCCCGTGTCGTCCAGCATGAGGTCGACCATCTGGATGGCATTCTCTATCCCCGCCGCCTGCGGGATTTTACCCAGTTCGGCTTTGTTGAAGAGCTGGCGGCCACTTCAAAATAA